Proteins encoded in a region of the Augochlora pura isolate Apur16 chromosome 4, APUR_v2.2.1, whole genome shotgun sequence genome:
- the LOC144469529 gene encoding melanization protease 1-like isoform X2: MYNTYRRSMTRRILLSVLVILLLQRCTAQRCNTPENRPGLCINVRNCQRVVQLLQQKPLTKETLNYLRSLQCDFEGKVPKVCCEQQTTPPVVSETTKAPETTNAPEPPNVLNHPNLRLINEEFCGPATTPKIFGGNKTGVLEFPWMALLAYETGSDVPEFKCGGSLINKRYVLTAAHCVTRLPSGTRLIGVRIGEHDLSTERDCDKDEDGLESVCAERYQDFGLESVHFHPDYMPRLAQNDIALLRLNGDADFRPKNVRPICLPVGFNSTLPRKKVVVTGWGMTETGMRSQALLQVKLTHVTNEECAQAYRGKAPIWHKQICAGGTKTADACPGDSGGPLQIPTLLNNDVKSVQFGIVSFGLRGCAIEGVPGVYTNVLYYMDWILNIIRP, from the exons atgtataatacataCCGCAGAAGCATGACTCGCCGTATTCTTCTCTCTGTACTCGTGATTCTGCTTCTACAGAGATGTACCGCAC AACGGTGCAACACTCCCGAGAACAGACCTGGTTTGTGCATCAATGTACGGAATTGTCAGCGAGTTGTTCAACTTTTGCAACAAAAGCCCTTGACCAAAGAAACTCTAAATTACTTGCGCAGCTTGCAATGCGACTTCGAGGGGAAAGTTCCGAAAGTTTGCTGCGAACAACAG actACTCCACCAGTAGTGTCGGAAACCACGAAGGCGCCGGAAACCACAAATGCGCCGGAACCTCCGAACGTATTGAACCATCCGAACTTGCGGCTGATAAACGAGGAGTTCTGTGGTCCAGCAACCACGCCAAAGATTTTCGGCGGAAATAAAACCGGCGTGCTCGAATTTCCGTGGATGGCGTTGCTCGCTTATGAAACCGGCAGCGATGTCCCGGAATTCAAATGCGGAGGATCACTGATCAACAAACGATACGTGCTAACTGCTGCCCACTGCGTTACAAGACTACCTTCTG GTACAAGACTAATCGGGGTTCGGATAGGAGAACATGATTTGTCTACGGAACGGGACTGCGACAAGGACGAGGATGGACTCGAGTCGGTTTGCGCGGAGAGATACCAAGACTTTGGCTTGGAAAGCGTGCATTTTCATCCGGATTACATGCCGAGGTTGGCGCAGAACGACATCGCGTTGTTGCGATTGAACGGTGACGCCGATTTCAGGCCCAAGAATGTGAGGCCGATCTGCTTACCGGTCGGCTTCAACTCTACTCTGCCTCGAAAAAAG GTAGTAGTGACGGGTTGGGGCATGACGGAGACCGGTATGCGAAGTCAGGCCCTGCTGCAGGTGAAATTAACGCACGTCACCAACGAAGAATGCGCTCAAGCCTACAGAGGCAAAGCGCCAATTTGGCACAAGCAGATATGCGCGGGTGGTACCAAGACTGCGGATGCCTGCCCCGGGGATAGCGGTGGACCGCTTCAGATACCGACGTTGTTGAACAACGACGTGAAATCCGTTCAGTTCGGAATCGTCAGCTTCGGCCTCCGGGGTTGCGCTATAGAAGGTGTCCCCGGCGTTTACACCAACGTTCTCTATTACATGGACTGGATCTTAAACATTATTCGACCTTAA
- the LOC144469537 gene encoding uncharacterized protein LOC144469537, producing the protein MVVTTRPREIDIDKPSHTEQLANWISRVRCKKLLCRRNRKRDLRVEAVLTCALFKAEYELRSKQLSRISKWRQFKKQFLRETNYPNCDFYNDEDMNNSKSCQEEDPWRGPLCAELSSLDSFMSKLSEIKVPLQR; encoded by the coding sequence ATGGTGGTTACGACGAGACCCCGTGAGATCGACATCGACAAACCAAGCCACACCGAACAACTAGCCAATTGGATCAGCAGAGTTCGTTGTAAGAAGCTGTTGTGCCGTCGAAATCGAAAACGTGACCTACGCGTTGAGGCGGTGCTGACTTGCGCTCTTTTCAAGGCCGAATACGAACTGCGCAGCAAGCAGTTGTCTAGAATCTCAAAATGGCGACAATTCAAGAAGCAGTTTCTGAGAGAAACAAACTATCCGAACTGCGATTTCTATAACGACGAGGAtatgaataattcgaaatctTGTCAAGAAGAAGATCCTTGGCGGGGTCCTCTGTGTGCTGAATTGAGCAGTCTGGATTCTTTCATGTCTAAACTGAGCGAAATAAAGGTCCCGTTGCAGCGATGA
- the Pyx gene encoding transient receptor potential channel pyrexia, translated as MSIQTRKPLLSRFLSTRISHEETTNAMATPSIIVNDTEDCERIWMDDVGNSSISSENSSDSIAYHIRERQMTKEQPWSKEEIVSALSNLPGGEYALSTIPTLYGDTLHKTINEFLNVNSKVVTWNARKISISSYENGNVVENDAANVSQHIKNWPNTYLLVSCFLGNVELVKALLDKNVNPSTRDCDGRTPLHLSACAASVKILEELLKYGANPDEWDFSNKCAPLHCAAATGDISSVNCLIKAGADVNAGLSGKSPLYYAVSSNAGDCVEALLEAGAIPNNPQVYTETPLHVAAGLGSVTCTTLLLKYGADVRVQFSSTRSTPLHLAAEEGSAECTKLLLEVGATCEVKNSRGQTPLHLAALSQSAETLDVLLNAGANVNTEDNDGRTPLHAAVAKATRGMELVRILMQAGASINTSDKFGYTPLHIAALNESSSTVMMLLSKGADVTARTKGGISALSFIVRRTPDVLPRFISRLDQAISLHDHELGDVDCELRLDFRPLVPGGRGEMDLMLCLVEVGQRHVLKHPLCESFLHLKWLRIRKFFLFSLIFHSIFVAFFTAYIAVTYFWNMRKLRTILFWPVLMFTITLAVKEFFQMAHGLWCYAKGWENWLQWSVILISSIILIEPIFHWQHHVAALGILLIWLELMMVVGRFPMFGLYIQMFAQVSINFFKFLGAYMCLIIGFSLGFSVLHKNYKSFANPLVGLLKTIIMMSGELEFEDVYFDESAPILYSGTAHLMLLSFVILVTVILTNLMMGLAVSDIQELRRCAGLDRLVRRAELVAHLESMLFSKILDHAPSRIMKTCRRGALLLHPPYHCALHIRPNDPRENRLPRDLIKATYRLVSGRKNRNTNTRTTSVHNRERSNTEASNSKLSRLYSTTSTNDNNQQQFNELATELRRCYNNIGARLDNLTNKIERIVGEYSN; from the exons ATGTCGATCCAAACAAGAAAACCTCTTCTAAGTAGATTTTTAAGCACTCGTATTTCTCATGAAGAAACAACCAATGCAATGGCAACACCATCCATTATCGTCAACGATACC GAAGACTGCGAACGCATTTGGATGGACGATGTAGGAAACAGCAGTATAAGTTCAGAAAACAGTTCCGATTCGATCGCATATCACATAAGAGAAAGACAAATGACAAAGGAACAACCATGGAgtaaagaagaaattgtttcagcTCTCTCTAATCTTCCAGGCGGAGAATATGCTCTTTCTACTATTCCGACTCTTTACGGCGATACGTTGCataaaactataaatgaatttttgaatgtTAACAGTAAGGTGGTGACATGGAATGCTAGGAAAATTTCCATATCTTCGTATGAAAATGg AAACGTGGTTGAAAACGATGCAGCAAACGTTTCCCAGCATATAAAGAACTGGCCAAACACATATCTCTTAGTCTCTTGCTTTTTGGGTAATGTAGAATTGGTGAAAGCTTTGTTGGACAAAAACGTAAATCCTTCAACTAGAGACTGTGACGGCAG GACACCATTGCATTTAAGCGCATGTGCAGCTTCTGTgaaaattttagaagaattattaaaatatggtGCTAATCCAGATGAATGGGATTTTAGTAACAAGTGTGCACCTTTACACTGTGCTGCTGCGACCGGGGATATTTCTAGCGTCAATTGTTTGATAAAGGCAGGAGCGGACGTAAATGCAGGACTATCTGGAAAAAGTCCTCTTTACTATGCTGTTTCGAGTAACGCAGGAGACTGTGTCGAAGCTTTATTAGAAGCAGGTGCTATCCCAAATAATCCACAG GTTTATACGGAAACACCGTTACACGTAGCAGCAGGACTGGGTTCTGTTACATGTACaacattattgttaaaatatggAGCAGACGTTAGAGTGCAATTTAGTTCTACGAGGTCAACTCCTTTGCATTTAGCAGCAGAAGAAGGCAGTGCAGAATGcacaaaattattgttagaGGTTGGTGCAACCTGCGAAGTAAAAAATTCACGAGGTCAAACACCGTTGCACCTGGCAGCTTTGTCTCAATCGGCAGAAACTTTGGATGTGCTTTTGAATGCTGGTGCGAATGTCAATACAGAAGATAACGATGGACGTACTCCATTGCACGCTGCTGTTGCAAAAGCTACGAGAGGGATGGAATTGGTCAGAATTTTGATGCAG GCTGGAGCTTCGATCAACACGTCAGACAAGTTTGGCTATACACCCTTACATATCGCTGCCCTGAACGAAAGTTCGTCAACTGTGATGATGTTATTGTCGAAAGGAGCAGACGTTACTGCTAGAACCAAAGGTGGTATTTCTGCATTGAGTTTTATTGTACGTAGAACACCTGACGTATTGCCACGATTTATCTCGCGTTTGGATCAAGCGATTTCTTTACACGATCATGAATTGGGCGACGTCGATTGTGAATTAAGATTAGACTTTAGACCCTTGGTACCAGGTGGCAGAGGGGAAATGGATTTAATGTTGTGCCTTGTAGAAGTTGGACAAAGACATGTATTAAAACATCCGTTATGTGAAAGTTTCCTCCATTTAAAATGGTTAAGAATTCGTAAATTTTTCTTGTTCAGTTTgatatttcattccattttcGTTGCATTTTTCACTGCATACATTGCAGTTACATACTTCTGGAACATGAGAAAATTGAGGACAATACTTTTTTGGCCAGTACTGATGTTTACTATAACTCTTGCCGTTAAAGAATTCTTTCAAATGGCTCACGGTTTATGGTGTTATGCCAAAGGATGGGAAAACTGGCTCCAATGGagcgttattttaatatcaagcATAATATTGATCGAGCCAATTTTTCATTGGCAGCATCACGTAGCAGCTTTAGGTATACTTTTAATATGGTTAGAGTTAATGATGGTGGTTGGGAGATTTCCAATGTTTGGCCTTTATATACAAATGTTTGCGCAAgtctcgattaatttttttaaattccttgGTGCTTATATGTGCCTTATAATCGGTTTTTCACTAGGTTTCAGcgtattacataaaaattataaatcgtttGCTAACCCATTGGTTGGTTTACTGAAAACCATTATAATGATGTCTGGAGAATTAGAATTTGAAGACGTGTATTTCGATGAAAGTGCACCAATATTGTATTCTGGTACAGCACATTTAATGCTTCTGAGTTTTGTCATCTTAGTGACAgtaattttaacgaatttaatgATGGGCCTTGCAGTATCAGATATACAAGAATTACGAAGATGTGCTGGATTAGATAGATTAGTACGTAGAGCGGAATTAGTAGCACACTTGGAAAGTATgttattttcaaagattttGGATCACGCACCGAGCAGGATTATGAAAACGTGTAGACGTGGAGCACTTCTTTTGCATCCACCATACCATTGTGCTCTACACATACGTCCAAACGATCCCCGTGAAAACCGTTTACCACGGGACTTAATAAAGGCTACTTATCGCTTAGTAAGTGGCAGAAAAAATCGTAATACAAATACTAGAACTACATCTGTACATAATAGAGAAAGAAGCAATACAGAAGCCAGTAATTCAAAATTAAGTAGACTCTACAGCACAACGTCGACCAATGATAACAATCAACAACAGTTCAATGAATTGGCTACCGAATTGAGAAGATGCTACAACAATATTGGTGCACGATTGGACaatttaactaataaaatagaaagaattgTTGGAGAATACAGTAACTGA
- the Coq6 gene encoding LOW QUALITY PROTEIN: ubiquinone biosynthesis protein COQ6, mitochondrial (The sequence of the model RefSeq protein was modified relative to this genomic sequence to represent the inferred CDS: deleted 1 base in 1 codon), whose product MAALIKKFSYCKTLLLISKRSAIPGASVIASKYSCTTLQDEENYDVIITGGGMVGTTLACALANNRKLECKNILLLEGSNKIQYKAQEQYSNRVVALNQQTRTLLSSIGAWQHIEAVRYCPVRKMQVWDACSDAMIEFNEDHLSEEVAYIVENDLLLHAVNKQLVKKKNVNVIYASKVENIKLPEIQGEPARIQLQNGKKYKTQLLIGADGGNSLVRQCMGTQYMKWNYNQLGVVATLKLSEPTENIVAWQRFLPTGPIALLPLTDSLSSLVWSLPMDEAKKLLTVSEEEFVDSINDALWKLYPKDGIVESGMKALQQLLGGLSLETGIVRQLQPSISAIIEGSRAAFPLQFGHSVSYAQNGTALIGDAAHRIHPLAGQGVNLGFGDIIVLVQLLAEASVNGASLGDIMYLRKYETLRQRYNVPTMLAIDALHRLYKGTAAPIVLARSLGLQLTNAIPLLKKALIQHASG is encoded by the exons atggcGGCTTTGATAAAAAAGTTTTCGTATTGTaaaactttattgttaatttcgaAAAGATCTGCCATTCCTGGTGCATCGGTGATTGCATCGAAATATTCGTGTACAACTCTTCAAGATGAAGAAAATTACGATGTCATTATAACCGGTGGCGGTATGGTTGGAACAACACTTGCCTGTGCATTAG CCAACAATAGAAAACTTGAATGTAAAAACATCCTTCTACTAGAAGGTAGCAACAAAATTCAATACAAAGCGCAGGAACAGTATTCCAATCGCGTAGTTGCTCTGAACCAACAAACGCGTACCTTACTTTCGAGTATAGGGGCATGGCAGCACATAGAAGCAGTACGATATTGCCCAGTACGAAAAATGCAG GTGTGGGATGCCTGTTCAGATGCTATGATCGAATTCAATGAAGATCATCTATCGGAAGAAGTTGCATATATTGTCGAAAATGATCTGTTGCTACATGCGGTAAATAAGCAACtggtg aaaaaaaagaacgtgaATGTAATTTATGCATCTAAAGTCGAAAATATCAAACTACCTGAAATTCAAGGGGAACCTGCAAGGATACAATTACAGAATGGAAAGAAATACAAAACTCAGTTATTG ATTGGCGCAGATGGTGGAAATTCATTGGTACGACAATGTATGGGTACACAATATATGAAGTGGAATTATAATCAATTAGGTGTGGTTGCCACGCTTAAATTATCAGAG ccaacagaaaatattgtcgCATGGCAGAGATTCCTTCCAACAGGTCCAATTGCATTATTGCCT TTAACAGATTCACTTAGTTCGCTCGTATGGTCGTTACCAATGGATGAAGCAAAGAAACTTTTAACTGTGTCTGAAGAGGAATTTGTCGATAGCATAAACGATGCTTTGTGGAAATTGTATCCAAAAGATGGTATAGTTGAAAGTGGCATGAAAGCCCTGCAACAATTACTTGGAGGTTTATCTTTAGAAACGGGTATAGTAAGACAATTACAACCGTCCATATCAGCTATCATAGAAGGGTCACGTGCAGCTTTTCCTTTACAATTCGGTCATTCTGTATCATATGCTCAGAATGGAACCGCCTTGATTGG gGATGCAGCACATAGAATCCATCCATTGGCTGGTCAAGGTGTTAACTTGGGTTTTGGCGATATAATAGTGCTGGTCCAACTTCTCGCAGAAGCTAGCGTAAACGGAGCTAGTTTGGGCGACATAATGTATTTAAGGAAATACGAAACATTGAGGCAGCGATATAATGTACCAACTATGCTTGCTATTGATGCGTTACATCGACTTTACAAGGGCACTGCGGCTCCCATTGTCCTTGCAAGGAGTTTAGGATTACAATTGACGAATGCTATTCCATTACTAAAG aaagcCCTGATACAACATGCATCCGGTTAA
- the Adck1 gene encoding aarF domain containing kinase 1, whose product MFISRRLLKTAAFGIIGFGTLASLRANEYDIGSIGIVRLGRAAVKVFIIGRHYRNELYASKLTNNSPEYLDLKSRVHRFGAEKLLELCCENKGVYIKVGQHIGALDYLLPPEYVRAMRVLHSSAPQSSFKDILTVIKEDFKKDPYEIFESIDPEPLGTASLAQVHKAVLKDGSVVAVKIQHRSVKTNSYVDIKTMSVLVRITSLVFPDFKFDWLVDETKKNIPRELDFLQEGKNAEKVQSIFSHYNWLKIPKIYWDVSSRRVLTMEFIDGGQVNDLKYIQNNKLNAYEVSSKLGRLYSHMIFIDGFVHSDPHPGNILVRKKDNEAEIVLLDHGLYANLSNEFRWEYSKLWLAIFNSDKSAMQLHCARLGVPDLYGLLACMVSGRSWNAIMTGIQKTKYNIDEKLEFQKEIPQLLPEISNVLEKVNRQMLLILKTNDLVRCIEHSLNTESRMFGMMEMSKCCIHSVYGEQLKLCTSPWIRWKLSVSKQWSLLKLSLYYIYLGALNFNIISSIESFMNNNYYSF is encoded by the coding sequence ATGTTTATCTCTAGAAGATTGTTAAAAACAGCTGCGTTTGGAATCATTGGATTTGGTACTTTGGCCTCATTGAGAGCTAACGAGTATGATATAGGATCTATAGGTATCGTAAGACTTGGACGAGCCGCAGTcaaagtttttataataggCAGACattatagaaatgaattatacGCGAGTAAATTGACCAACAATAGTCCAGAATATTTGGATTTAAAATCAAGAGTACACAGATTCGGAGCAGAGAAGCTTCTAGAGCTCTGCTGTGAAAACAAAGGTGTCTACATAAAAGTGGGTCAACATATTGGGGCATTAGATTACTTACTACCGCCAGAGTATGTTAGAGCTATGCGAGTATTGCACAGTTCTGCTCCACAGTCTTCTTTCAAAGACATATTAACTGTGATCAAAGAAGACTTCAAGAAAGATCcttatgaaatatttgaaagtatCGATCCTGAACCATTGGGAACAGCTAGTTTAGCGCAAGTACATAAAGCTGTATTGAAAGATGGCAGCGTTGTTGCAGTTAAAATTCAACATCGGTCTGTTAAAACAAATTCTTACGTGGACATAAAAACCATGTCAGTTTTAGTGAGGATCACGTCATTAGTTTTTCCTGACTTCAAATTTGATTGGCTCGTGGATGAAACTAAAAAGAACATTCCTAGAGAATTAGATTTCTTGCAAGAAGGGAAGAATGCTGAGAAAGTTCAAAGCATATTTTCGCATTACAATTGGTTGAAAATACCAAAAATCTATTGGGATGTTTCGTCGCGCCGTGTTTTAACGATGGAGTTCATAGACGGAGGTCaagtaaacgatttaaaatatatccaAAATAATAAGTTGAACGCGTACGAAGTCAGTAGCAAATTAGGACGATTGTACAGtcatatgatatttattgatgGATTTGTACATTCTGATCCCCATCCTGGCAACATTTTAGTTCGAAAAAAAGATAACGAAGCAGAAATAGTTCTCTTGGATCATGGATTGTATGCGAATCTTTCCAATGAATTTCGATGGGAGTACTCTAAACTATGgttagcaatatttaacaGCGATAAAAGCGCAATGCAATTGCATTGCGCCAGGTTGGGTGTCCCCGATTTGTATGGACTACTGGCTTGTATGGTATCTGGTAGATCTTGGAATGCAATTATGACGGGTATACAGAAAACTAAGTACAACATTGacgaaaaattggaatttcaaaaagaaatacCACAATTGTTGCCGGAAATTAGTAACGTACTTGAAAAAGTGAATAGACAAATGTTGTTAATTCTTAAAACAAACGATCTTGTACGTTGTATTGAACATTCCTTGAATACAGAATCTAGAATGTTTGGAATGATGGAAATGTCGAAATGTTGTATACACTCCGTTTATGGAGAACAACTGAAATTATGTACGAGTCCATGGATAAGATGGAAACTCTCCGTATCAAAACAGTGGTCGCTACtgaaattatcattatattatatatatctaggagcattaaattttaatataatatcctCCATAGAATCATTTATGAATAACAACTATtactctttttaa
- the LOC144469529 gene encoding melanization protease 1-like isoform X1 yields MYNTYRRSMTRRILLSVLVILLLQRCTAQERCNTPENRPGLCINVRNCQRVVQLLQQKPLTKETLNYLRSLQCDFEGKVPKVCCEQQTTPPVVSETTKAPETTNAPEPPNVLNHPNLRLINEEFCGPATTPKIFGGNKTGVLEFPWMALLAYETGSDVPEFKCGGSLINKRYVLTAAHCVTRLPSGTRLIGVRIGEHDLSTERDCDKDEDGLESVCAERYQDFGLESVHFHPDYMPRLAQNDIALLRLNGDADFRPKNVRPICLPVGFNSTLPRKKVVVTGWGMTETGMRSQALLQVKLTHVTNEECAQAYRGKAPIWHKQICAGGTKTADACPGDSGGPLQIPTLLNNDVKSVQFGIVSFGLRGCAIEGVPGVYTNVLYYMDWILNIIRP; encoded by the exons atgtataatacataCCGCAGAAGCATGACTCGCCGTATTCTTCTCTCTGTACTCGTGATTCTGCTTCTACAGAGATGTACCGCAC AAGAACGGTGCAACACTCCCGAGAACAGACCTGGTTTGTGCATCAATGTACGGAATTGTCAGCGAGTTGTTCAACTTTTGCAACAAAAGCCCTTGACCAAAGAAACTCTAAATTACTTGCGCAGCTTGCAATGCGACTTCGAGGGGAAAGTTCCGAAAGTTTGCTGCGAACAACAG actACTCCACCAGTAGTGTCGGAAACCACGAAGGCGCCGGAAACCACAAATGCGCCGGAACCTCCGAACGTATTGAACCATCCGAACTTGCGGCTGATAAACGAGGAGTTCTGTGGTCCAGCAACCACGCCAAAGATTTTCGGCGGAAATAAAACCGGCGTGCTCGAATTTCCGTGGATGGCGTTGCTCGCTTATGAAACCGGCAGCGATGTCCCGGAATTCAAATGCGGAGGATCACTGATCAACAAACGATACGTGCTAACTGCTGCCCACTGCGTTACAAGACTACCTTCTG GTACAAGACTAATCGGGGTTCGGATAGGAGAACATGATTTGTCTACGGAACGGGACTGCGACAAGGACGAGGATGGACTCGAGTCGGTTTGCGCGGAGAGATACCAAGACTTTGGCTTGGAAAGCGTGCATTTTCATCCGGATTACATGCCGAGGTTGGCGCAGAACGACATCGCGTTGTTGCGATTGAACGGTGACGCCGATTTCAGGCCCAAGAATGTGAGGCCGATCTGCTTACCGGTCGGCTTCAACTCTACTCTGCCTCGAAAAAAG GTAGTAGTGACGGGTTGGGGCATGACGGAGACCGGTATGCGAAGTCAGGCCCTGCTGCAGGTGAAATTAACGCACGTCACCAACGAAGAATGCGCTCAAGCCTACAGAGGCAAAGCGCCAATTTGGCACAAGCAGATATGCGCGGGTGGTACCAAGACTGCGGATGCCTGCCCCGGGGATAGCGGTGGACCGCTTCAGATACCGACGTTGTTGAACAACGACGTGAAATCCGTTCAGTTCGGAATCGTCAGCTTCGGCCTCCGGGGTTGCGCTATAGAAGGTGTCCCCGGCGTTTACACCAACGTTCTCTATTACATGGACTGGATCTTAAACATTATTCGACCTTAA
- the LOC144469524 gene encoding protein FAM161A-like codes for MAEHRGTSFYNSCVKVPVDPYSRQPTPSYERPKVARNCKVDHPNKMNKINFASGNSTISESEISSPREIVDNFIEFLESIPDYGQIHHLSNEQFKQKVDYLKRKQKLLLKNLENSLADEEEVNVSSPLMSKYNQKVKAPDKNGINDLKLDGKKCYLEEYRMTSPTLHLSDTFLCPTENQDFLTNRHKQRDKESKTMCNEKIHLADNSWKLSSESHSKGELDSDTDSIETRSLPASTSKEWHPTVPKPFSFTLREEAEKYMDHVETSDTRRKHYGNVNKSPCRKRRVRPIPLTSKIPLYDKLLAEKEERSRIIREESALNLMSQMRPFRLECDRRARRILVRSSPEIRSKSVNMCTIFKAKPVPKNLFSTDIYDRMLEDEYYRDLQKKVRAAELMKSSCLPPSMARRERVRSAFQCTHFKDVKESCNENFGSRNSIESSNVTSPPLERCRSAMSLLPQRGNNLAAILRCQVSREKLEREIKEKMEEKRREQETRMRESLIGRHPVWRALRSAARHDHQRDLNIRTSLRRDEAREQAERHRLQMEMMLNRVTLIPTLFERHSQTYQELAETPQKGSSKLLQRKQKRNQQRQQSRVVGVNSYIAYDNICRRPDSGSITSSSGTLLSISQLSKSTDASTSHASDKSATKSPCSLSKKRGDRGQLKVSINETAELINDQNDNDRLRDNQRLSNGERDENESQTNTESNVNSNRC; via the exons atGGCAGAACATAGAGGCACATCGTTTTACAACTCTTGCGTGAAAGTTCCAGTAGATCCTTATAGTAGACAACCAACACCTTCTTACGAACGTCCCAAAGTTGCAAGAAATTGCAAAGTTGACCACCCCAATAAGATGAATAAGATAAACTTTGCATCCGGCAATAGTACCATCAGTGAATCAGAAATATCGAGTCCCAGAGAAATTGTAGACaactttatagaatttttagagAGTATCCCAGATTATGGTCAAATTCATCATTTGTCGAATGAACAGTTCAAGCAAAAAGTAGACTATTTGAagagaaaacagaaattgttattgaaaaatttggaaaattcgcTTGCCGATGAAGAAGAAGTAAATGTATCAAGTCCATTGATGTCAAAATACAATCAGAAGGTAAAGGCTCCTgataaaaatggtataaatgATTTGAAACTAGATGGTAAAAAGTGTTATTTGGAAGAGTACAGAATGACTAGTCCTACGCTTCACCTATCCGATACATTCCTTTGCCCTACAGAGAATCAGGATTTTCTGACAAATAG GCACAAACAAAGGGATAAAGAATCTAAAACAATGTGTAACGAGAAAATACATTTGGCCGACAACAGTTGGAAATTGTCAAGCGAATCCCACAGTAAAGGTGAATTAGACAGCGACACAGATAGCATTGAAACAAGGAGCTTGCCAGCTAGTACCTCCAAAGAATGGCATCCTACCGTACCTAAACCATTTAGCTTTACTTTAAG AGAAGAAGCAGAAAAGTACATGGATCATGTTGAAACAAGTGACACGCGACGCAAACACTATGGGAATGTTAATAAAAGTCCTTGTAGGAAACGTCGCGTAAGACCAATTCCGCTTACATCTAAGATTCCGCTTTATGACAAGTTATTGGCGGAAAAGGAAGAACG AAGTCGTATAATTCGCGAAGAGAGTGCTTTAAATTTAATGTCCCAGATGCGACCGTTTCGGTTGGAATGTGATCGTCGAGCTCGAAGAATTTTGGTACGATCTAGCCCAGAAATTCGTAGCAAAAGCGTGAACATGTGTACAATATTCAAAGCTAAACCCGTGCCAAAAAATCTGTTCAGTACCGACATATACGATCGTATGCTCGAGGACGAATATTACAG GGATCTGCAGAAAAAAGTGAGAGCGGCGGAATTAATGAAGTCTTCTTGCTTGCCGCCGTCGATGGCTAGACGAGAACGCGTCAGGTCCGCATTTCAGTGCACGCATTTCAAGGACGTTAAAGAAAGTTGCAACGAGAATTTTGGGAGTAGGAATTCCATCGAATCGTCTAATGTTACGTCACCGCCGTTAGAACGATGTAGATCCGCGATGTCCCTTTTGCCGCAACGAGGAAATAATTTAGCAGCGATCTTGAGATGTCAAGTGTCACG AGAAAAATTGGAGCGCGAAATCAAAGAGAAAATGGAGGAGAAACGTCGAGAACAGGAAACGAGAATGAGAGAATCCTTAATCGGACGGCATCCCGTGTGGAGAGCTTTGAGGTCCGCGGCAAG GCACGACCATCAGAGGGACCTTAACATTCGGACTTCGTTGCGTCGCGACGAAGCACGCGAACAAGCGGAACGTCATCGTTTGCAGATGGAAATGATGCTGAATCGCGTGACGCTAATACCAACTCTTTTCGAACGCCACTCCCAG ACTTATCAAGAGCTGGCGGAAACACCGCAAAAGGGCAGTTCGAAGTTGCTGCAACGAAAACAGAAGCGGAATCAACAGCGGCAACAATCGCGCGTAGTTGGTGTAAATTCGTACATCGCGTACGATAATATTTGTCGAAGACCGGATTCTGGGTCGATCACCAGTTCTTCCGGAACGTTATTGTCAATAAGTCAATTGTCAAAGTCGACGGATGCGTCCACGTCGCACGCTTCCGATAAATCGGCGACAAAGTCTCCGTGTTCGCTCTCGAAGAAGAGAGGAGACCGCGGTCAATTAAAAGTTTCTATAAACGAGACAGCGGAGCTGATCAACGATCAAAACGACAACGACCGGTTACGCGACAATCAAAGATTATCCAACGGTGAACGCGATGAGAACGAATCGCAAACCAATACCGAGAGTAACGTAAATTCTAATCGATGCTGA